A genomic region of Candidatus Zymogenaceae bacterium contains the following coding sequences:
- a CDS encoding polysaccharide biosynthesis tyrosine autokinase produces MAQYEIQIKDLVRIFKKRKGIIIFSAVSLTLISALFAQIKSPTSFYEATSKVKYDKSQTLAGMLDSVFYWSPYDNITSQTKIITSFSVLEKAAKKAGLIDPEITSDEILVSKELMSVISMFEARITAEPEENTNIINITVKATDPEEAAALANALAQSYRDYNIEETNKRTIDTKLFIENQLELVSERLEQAEDNLKEYQKEREIISLNSQAITDLDVLSDLEFEYDTLKRENETLKFFKDNLTEAGGNTDFSVHELDIHSNLYVLNREMQDLIVERDKYLATYTSRHPVIVELTREIDEIRRLMIDDINSRISVNNSRMEALKTDIDYYRDRASDYPDENLTLERLQREVELQSDLYAELNSRYQEILIQESGKIEEVSIVAPALPPDKPINPPNTGSSLFVGLILGIMLGAFFAVVMENLDTSIGTIEDVESYLELPVLGVIPYISMDKESASPSDAKGGDDEKEKYPIVLNLPPKLPAVEAYRSLRTNILFANQEKNVKTIMITSSSLQEGKSINCINTAITLALGGYKTLLVEADLRRGVVGKIFGVDKSPGLSDVILGTQPWRDVKRDFNDIILGGSFDMNLLIKSPELAQLHFITSGVFPANPAELINSQQMAHFLEEVKTEYDFIIIDSTPVMPVTDAVLLSQKADSVILLYEVGKIARGVLKRSKSHLENVKANIMGVVLNGVRPEYGPDYYEYHYQYYYSEQEMPQPQSEWEKIKDLWDRRREIITKENLSHLIGSIKEKASRLFSRRHDK; encoded by the coding sequence GCCAAACCCTCGCGGGTATGCTCGACTCCGTTTTTTACTGGTCTCCCTATGACAATATCACCTCCCAGACGAAAATCATCACCAGCTTCTCCGTGCTGGAAAAGGCGGCAAAAAAGGCGGGGTTGATCGATCCCGAGATAACCTCGGACGAGATTCTCGTTTCAAAAGAATTGATGAGCGTCATCTCCATGTTTGAGGCCCGGATAACCGCCGAGCCGGAGGAGAATACGAACATCATCAACATCACGGTCAAAGCGACCGATCCCGAAGAGGCGGCGGCCCTGGCCAATGCTCTGGCGCAGAGCTATCGGGACTACAACATCGAAGAGACAAACAAACGCACCATCGACACGAAACTGTTTATAGAAAATCAACTTGAGCTGGTGTCGGAGCGGCTTGAGCAGGCGGAAGACAACCTGAAAGAATATCAGAAAGAGCGTGAAATCATCTCGCTGAACAGCCAGGCCATAACCGATCTGGACGTCCTGTCGGACCTCGAGTTTGAATACGACACCCTCAAACGAGAGAACGAGACTCTGAAGTTTTTCAAGGACAATCTGACCGAGGCCGGCGGCAATACCGATTTCTCGGTACACGAATTGGATATCCACAGTAACCTCTACGTCCTGAACAGGGAGATGCAGGATCTGATCGTTGAAAGGGACAAGTACCTGGCCACATATACGTCCCGTCATCCGGTCATCGTTGAACTCACCCGGGAAATCGATGAAATACGGAGACTCATGATCGACGATATCAATTCCCGTATTTCCGTAAACAACAGCAGGATGGAAGCCCTGAAAACGGATATCGACTATTATCGAGACCGCGCCTCCGATTATCCCGATGAAAACCTGACCCTCGAGCGACTCCAGCGGGAGGTGGAACTCCAGAGTGATCTCTATGCGGAGCTCAATTCCCGATACCAGGAGATTCTCATCCAGGAATCGGGAAAAATCGAGGAGGTATCGATCGTCGCTCCCGCCCTCCCGCCGGACAAGCCCATCAATCCCCCCAACACCGGGTCGTCTTTGTTTGTCGGCCTGATTCTCGGTATCATGCTGGGGGCGTTTTTCGCGGTGGTCATGGAAAACTTGGATACCTCCATCGGCACCATTGAAGACGTGGAAAGCTACCTGGAGCTTCCGGTGCTGGGTGTCATTCCGTATATTTCCATGGACAAAGAGTCCGCATCGCCGTCGGATGCCAAGGGAGGGGATGACGAGAAGGAGAAATACCCGATTGTGCTGAACCTTCCTCCGAAGCTCCCGGCGGTGGAGGCCTACAGATCGCTGAGAACCAACATCCTGTTCGCCAATCAGGAAAAGAACGTCAAGACCATTATGATAACCAGTTCGTCTCTGCAGGAGGGGAAAAGCATCAACTGCATCAACACCGCGATCACACTGGCCCTGGGCGGTTACAAGACACTGCTGGTGGAGGCGGACCTCCGCCGGGGCGTCGTGGGCAAGATTTTCGGCGTAGACAAGTCTCCGGGATTGTCTGATGTGATCCTCGGTACGCAGCCGTGGCGTGACGTGAAAAGAGACTTCAATGATATTATCCTGGGCGGCAGTTTCGACATGAATCTTCTCATCAAGTCCCCGGAGCTCGCTCAGCTTCATTTCATCACCTCCGGCGTCTTTCCCGCCAATCCCGCAGAGCTCATCAACTCACAGCAGATGGCCCACTTCCTCGAAGAAGTGAAAACCGAATATGATTTCATCATCATCGACAGTACGCCGGTGATGCCTGTCACCGATGCGGTGCTTTTAAGCCAGAAGGCCGACAGTGTCATACTGCTGTATGAGGTGGGTAAAATCGCCCGGGGCGTCTTGAAGCGTTCCAAGTCCCATCTGGAAAACGTCAAGGCGAACATCATGGGCGTCGTTTTGAACGGCGTGAGACCGGAATACGGGCCGGACTACTACGAATATCATTACCAGTACTATTACTCTGAGCAGGAGATGCCCCAGCCGCAGTCGGAGTGGGAAAAAATCAAGGATCTCTGGGACCGTCGGAGAGAAATCATCACAAAGGAAAACCTCTCCCATCTCATCGGCTCCATAAAAGAGAAGGCGTCCCGTCTCTTTTCCAGGCGACACGATAAATAG
- a CDS encoding O-antigen ligase family protein, whose amino-acid sequence MRATFPEATTARTVSLLILGAMVILIVLLAAAISGGMGIKTIVLLVGVMAAGICFFNTEMALYLILFAMLFSPEFSLGGSLAEGRSLVIRVEDILIFIVFMSWLVKTAIYKGIGLFATTPLNQGIRLYIFAAFISTLLGAIRGNLHLLSGLLYVFKYIEFFLVYFIFTNNITEKDQVVRFLIAAMLVAVFTGLYASVQIPFGIRVSAPFEGEAGEPNTLGGYLILIISVCGGLWHHLKNPALRRLLVGIIAFLLIPFLFTMSRSSWVAAVPMFVVFYILTDKRALLTILLLLSVVAAPFILPDAVKDRITQTFTPETGFENTVTIGETGLDPSTSMRIDSFKYSLNKWKQRPLMGWGITGVGIIDSTYFRLLAEMGLVGVAAFGFLMYVIFRYLYRTYSKSEDPLIRGLAMGLIAGTAALLGHSVGAASFIIVRIMEPYWFFLGALFVLERNEHALRDVSVPSTSPAPEVTETPGSGPGS is encoded by the coding sequence ATGAGAGCAACCTTTCCGGAAGCAACGACCGCACGGACCGTATCGCTTCTCATTTTGGGAGCGATGGTCATCCTCATCGTCCTTCTGGCCGCGGCGATATCCGGCGGCATGGGCATCAAGACGATAGTCCTGCTCGTGGGCGTCATGGCGGCGGGCATCTGTTTTTTCAACACGGAGATGGCCCTCTATCTCATCCTGTTCGCAATGCTTTTTTCGCCGGAGTTTTCCCTGGGAGGGTCCCTCGCCGAAGGACGGTCCCTCGTCATTCGCGTGGAAGACATCCTCATTTTCATCGTCTTCATGTCTTGGCTGGTGAAAACGGCGATATATAAGGGCATCGGCCTGTTCGCCACAACCCCGCTCAACCAGGGGATCCGGCTCTACATCTTCGCCGCCTTTATCTCCACCCTGCTGGGAGCGATTAGGGGAAATTTGCACCTGCTGTCGGGACTCCTCTACGTCTTCAAATACATCGAGTTCTTCCTGGTCTATTTCATATTCACAAACAACATCACAGAAAAGGACCAGGTTGTGCGGTTTCTCATCGCGGCGATGCTCGTTGCGGTGTTCACAGGTCTGTACGCCTCGGTACAGATCCCCTTCGGCATCAGGGTGAGCGCTCCCTTCGAGGGGGAAGCCGGAGAACCCAACACCCTGGGGGGGTATCTGATCCTGATCATCTCGGTGTGCGGCGGCCTGTGGCATCACCTGAAAAACCCCGCACTTCGAAGGCTTCTGGTGGGGATCATCGCGTTTCTCCTCATCCCGTTTCTCTTCACCATGTCGCGATCCTCCTGGGTTGCGGCGGTGCCCATGTTCGTTGTGTTCTACATCCTGACCGACAAACGGGCCCTGTTGACGATTCTCCTGTTGTTGTCCGTCGTTGCGGCCCCGTTCATACTGCCGGACGCGGTAAAGGACCGCATCACCCAGACGTTCACTCCAGAGACCGGCTTCGAAAATACCGTGACCATCGGGGAAACGGGGCTCGATCCGTCCACGTCGATGCGAATCGACTCCTTCAAATATTCCTTGAACAAGTGGAAGCAGCGCCCGCTGATGGGATGGGGAATCACCGGCGTGGGCATCATCGACAGCACCTATTTCAGGCTGCTTGCCGAAATGGGTCTTGTGGGCGTCGCCGCGTTTGGATTTTTGATGTACGTCATCTTTCGATATCTCTACCGCACCTACTCCAAGAGCGAAGACCCGTTGATTCGGGGGCTTGCCATGGGACTCATTGCGGGAACCGCGGCTCTTTTGGGACACTCCGTGGGCGCCGCATCCTTTATCATTGTCCGCATCATGGAGCCGTACTGGTTCTTCCTGGGGGCGCTGTTCGTCCTGGAGCGGAATGAACACGCCCTCCGAGACGTTTCCGTCCCATCGACCTCCCCGGCGCCGGAAGTGACGGAAACCCCGGGGAGCGGTCCCGGATCGTAA